Below is a genomic region from Streptomyces sp. Edi4.
ACGGCCCAGTAGGTGGCGACCAGGCGGGACCAGCTGCGTTGGATCTCGATGCCGCCCACCGGCTTGCGGGGCAGTTCGCTGAGTTCCACTCGGGTCAGCTTGGACAACGCCGCCATCTCCTTCGCACAGCACCCGTCGGGCCGCGGAGGGTTCCGCGCTGGCGAAAGTATGCGCCGTGTCCGACCGTCGTGTCACTTAATAACAGCAAGTAGCTAGCGATCACCGCACCCCGTCCTCCAGCCAGCCCATCGTTTCGGCTCGTGTCGAACCGAAACGAACGTGCCGCCTCGTAACGAACATTGCGCCCCTCCGGCCTCCGGGCCACGCGCTCCCCCACCCCGGCCGACCCGTACACCTGGGCTCTTGGCTGTTTGCTGTTATTTTCAAGACACGACGGTCGGACACACCTGGATGTGCGGTGTCTCTGTACGTTGCCAAGGAACCCAGCCCGTTTGTCACCGAACCCAGTCGTTGTGGCGTCGACTGACCGCACGATCGGGTGGCCCGGCGCCAACAGCATCTTGTTAGGACGCCGGTTCCGCGAGGATGTGGCCATGCCCATCACCACCACCGTGAACGCTCAGGCCGCGCTCCTCGACCATCCCGAGGGGGCGATCCCGCACCTGCTGCTGCAAGACCCGCAGCAGCAGGTGACGGCATCGGGGTCCGACACCGTCACCACGTTCGTCGCCGCCGCGCTCGGTGCCGGTCTCCACCTGGCGCCGCGCAACAGCACCTTGTCCGTACCTGCGGCCGAGGGGTGGCAGGTACGTCTGTCCAAAGGCCTGCTGAGCGTCCATTCGCCGCGCCTGAGCGCCCCATTCCTGCACCCGTTGCGTCTCACGCTGCCGCCGGGATGGCGCCGCGCGGCCCAGAAGCTGGGATGCGTCCTCATCTACGCAGGCGACGACCTGGGGCTGGTGTCTGGCACTGGGGCAGGCAAGACAGGCGATCTGATGGAGACCGTGTCCGCCGCCGTCGCGCGTGCGGGTCTGGCGGTGGGCACGGCCCCGTTCAGGGAGCGGTGACGGCCTGCAGGTCTGGTGCGGTGTAGCCGGCGGACAACTGCCGTCGGGCCCGGCACTCCCTTACCCTGAAGGCGCCACCGTCCCCGAAAGGCCTTCTCGTGCTCCACACCGTGCCGCCCGAATTCCTGGTCCCGCTGACCGGTGACGGCGTGCGCTGGCACTTCCACCCCGACGACCACCGCGACGCCGACGTGGTCGAGGCGACCTGCCAGCTCCTCGCCGATCTGGTGCGCCCCGCCTGGGAGACGGTGGCCGCGGGCGCGGCGACGAACCGGGCCGCCGATCCCGCGCTGCACCGCCTCATGGTCAACCTGCACCTCGAGGGCCTGGATTTGACCGCCGACGGCACCGTGCTGTCCCTGTACGTCGACGGCCGGGGCACCCACGACCTGCTGCACGCCACCACCGGCCGGCGCATGACCGAGGCGCTCGCCGCGCAGGCCCGCACCCCGCTGCGCGTCGCCGACTGCGACAGCCGGCTGCGCTGGACCCGCAACATCCACTGCCACCAGCCCTCCCCCGTGCCCGTGCCGCCGGACCACGAGGTCGAGCGCGCCCACCAGTCCCGCCTCGACGACGTCATCGACGGCTGCCGTCCGGCCGGGGGCGACGACCAGGCCCCCAGCCAGCGCCTGCTCCTCGCCCTGCGCCACCGCCTGGGCATCGCGCCCGGCGCGCTGTGGGCCGGGCACCCCCACGGCTCGGTATCCCTGAACTGCTCGGCCGAGGACGCCCGGCGGCTGCTTGAACTCAACATCCCCGCCCAGCCCCAGCTCGCAGACGTCGGCACCACGGTGACGTTCACGCTCACCGCCACCGACTGCGAGTACTTCGCCGACACCATCGCCGCCCAGCGCTGAACGCGCCCCGCGCTCGCGGATATCCGGTGGCCCGGGCGGGCGAGGGCGTGCCAAGCTCCCCCTACAGCGAGGGGGCGTAGCTCAGGCCGGCCAGAGCAGCGGATTCCAAACCCGCACGCCGCAGGTTCGAATCCTGCCGCCCCTGCCCTTGAGTGGCCGGACCCCTGATCTGGGGGCCCGGCCACTTTGCTCAGGCACCGTCCGCTTCTGCGCCCGAGACTTCGGCGGTGCAGAACTCGCGTACGCCGCGTAGCTTCGTGCGCAGCTCCTGCTGGGTGGCCCGGCTGTCCAGACGTACGTCGAGGGCTCCCGGCAGGCTGGTACGCGCCCGCAGCCCGGCAGGGAGCCGGGAGGCGTCCAGGCCGTCGCGTCCGGCGATGAGGGTGCCCAGTTCGTGTCGGCTGACCGCATCGGCCCCGGCAAGGTGGCGGATGCCGGCCGCCTCTGCCGCGGCCAGTTCCAGAAGGGCGGCGGCCAGGTCCTCGACGAAGACCGGGCAGCGGATGTCGTCGGTGAACAGGGCCCCTTCGCGCGTTCCGGCGGCCATCTCGTGCACGGCCCGCTCGTGTACGGACTGCCCCCGGCCGATGATCAGCGAAGTACGGGCGACGACTGCCTGCGGGTTCACGGCCAGCACTCCGGCTTCCGCAGCCGCCTTCATCGCCCCGTACGGCAGGGTGGGGTCGGGAAGGCACGTCTCGTCGTAGTGCACGCGGCCGTCGCCGGAGAACACGGCGTCGGAGGAGACGTGCACCAGGCGGATGCCGTGCTGGGCGGCGGCCATGGCGATCCTGATGGGGCCCTGAGCCGTCACCGTCCAGGAGGCCTTGCTGCTTGCGGCGTTCACCACCAGCGTGGGCTGTACGTCGGCCAGCACCTGTTCGAGTTGGCCTGGCTGTTCCAGGTCGAGCAGGTGCCACTTGGCCTGGGCCGGGTCGCCGGGCGCGGTGGCGTAGGTGGCTACCGTGCTGTGTCCGGCCGCAGTCGCCTGCCGGGTCAGTTCGGTGCCCAGGAAGCCGCTGCCGCCAATGATCAGAGTCGTCATACGGGCCACCGTAGTGCGGTGTCGACGAGGCCTCGCGGGGTTCGATTTACGTCCAACTCCGTTTGCGCACGGGGTTGTTCTGGCGCGTTGCAGGTCAGCGTGGAACGCGAAGGGCGGCCACCCCGCGCGGGGAGTGACCGCCTGTTTCGGCGCTGTTCGAGTGCTGTTGTTTACCTGGCGGGCTGCCAGATGTAGCGGACGTCTGGCTCTTTCTCGTCGTTACGAGATCCGTCGGTCCGTTCCGTCTCCCGGAAGCCGTGGCGCTCGTAGAAGCGCCGGGCCGCAGCGTTGACCTGGAACGTCCATAGAGACAGGCCATCGGGGCGCTGCTTCTTGGCCAGTGCCATCAGCCGGTCCCCCAGCCCGCGGCCGCGGGACTCGGGCTCGAGGTAGAGCTGCTTGAGCTCCGGGCCGTTGAGTACCAGCAGGCCCAGTATCTGGCCGTCGCGGACGGCGACCCACGTCTCGTACTGAGGCACGAGCACGCGCGCGAACCAGTCCCGGATGTCGTCGGGCGAGTGGGCGCAGCGCACTGAGGGCAGCGCGGCGGTGAAGGACCGGAACCAGACGTCGGCGGCCGGGTAGGCGTCGGCGTCTGCGGCGCGGCGGAGCACGATGTCGTTCACGAGAGGGCTCCCTGTCTGTTCGGGGGCCACGCCGGCGCGGTGCGGCCCCTGGCGAACTGTGGCTGTGTCAGAGGCCCGTCGGGAGGTTCACGCCGAGGAGCTTGCCCAGGTGCAGCAGGGCGGGGATGGCTTCGGAGCGGACGATGACGTCGCCCTCTCGGGGACCCTCGAGGGGGTAGGGCTTGTAGACGCCGTTCTCCATCAGGCCCTCGGTGTCGAGGAAGAAGATGGGCAGTCCGAGGGCGCGGGCGCGGGCCTCTACGTTGCGTCGGTCGGCGTGCAGGCCGACGACGAGTAGCGCCTTGGCCTCGGGCGGGAAGGGCATGTGCGGGATCCGCTGGTCGTAGCGCCGCATGAACGCTTCGTTGAGACCCACTCTGGTGAACAGGCGGTCGAAGTTGTGGGTGGCGACGGGGCCGACCATGTGGCCGGCGTCGTGGAGGGCCTTGAGGACGTGGTGCGCGGGGGTTGGCTCCGCCAGGACGAGCGCGCGGAACATCGACACCATGTCCTCGATCTTGCGCTCGGTGTCGGTGAGTACCTCGTGGACTAGGAGGTCCTCACCTGGGGCGAGGATGAACGCGAAGGTCTGGGTCAGGTCGTTGCCCGAGCGCTCGGTTACTCGGTAGACCTCGTGGAGCCAGTGCAGGGGCGGGATACCGGCCTCGATGCTTGTGCCGCACCCGGCCTCGACGACGAAGGGCAGGTGGTCGAGCAGGCCGGAGAGGTCGGCGGCGTAGGCGGGGGTGCCGCGCTGCTCCTTGATGCGCATCCCGCCGGCGAGCACGTCCCAGGGAAGGTTCCGTGCGGCGCGGGTGAGTGTGTAGTCCTCGGACTGGATGGTGACGTCGAGCGCGGTGAAGCCGTCGGGGGTGTCGCGGCCTGCGCGCTCGTCCTGCGGGTGGGCCATGTGCTCGGTGATCGTGACGTGGAGGTCGCCGCGGCGCCAGGAGGCGTCTTGGCTGTTGACCGGGCGCCATCCTCCGGTGGTGAGCCAGCCGTTGAGGTCGCGTCGGTGTGCGGTGATTTCGGCGGCCGGGGCGAGCCAGGAGACGTAGAGGTACAGCTCCTCGAGGACCAAGCGGTCCATGGGCTGGGTGCGGTCGAGGCCGTAGTGCAGGCGGTAGTGCACGATGCGCCGTCGGCCGGATTCGTCGGCGCTCCAGCCGGACAGGTCCGCGTTGGTCGGGTCCTGGGTACGTCGCCAGATGCCCTCCTCGACGGCCGGGCGACGCTGCCCGCCGGCCTCCGGGGAGAAGGTTGCCTCCCACGTCCGAACCTGGTCGGCGGTGAGAGAGTCGATCACGGGGTGAGGCAGCAACACGGGGATCCTCCTTGCTAGCTGGTGTGTTCCAGGGCAGTCACCGCGTCGGACAGGGCGGTCATCAGGAATTCGACGTCGTGGGCCGGGGAGGTCAGCGGAGGGGCCACGACGAGGCCTTCGCTTCTGGGCTCGCCCGCTCCGGTGAACGGGTAGAAGAACACCCCGTGCCGCTCGGCCTGCTCCATCAGGGGCCAGAGCAGACCGGGCTCCAGTTCCACGGCGTAGAGGTGGCCCAGCCCTCGTACGTCGCGGATGCCGGGGCGACCGGTCAGCGCTCGCAGGCCTGCGCCAAGCTGTTGGCCGCGCTGCTGAAGGCCGGTGCTGCTCATGGCCTCGAGTTCGTCGAGGACGCCGAGGCAGGCCGCGGCCTGGAGCGGCTGGGTGGCCATGGTCCCCAGGGCCGGCAGCGGGGCGGCGCCGTCCTGGCGCAGCACGGCGGCGTGTTCGGGGGCGACGAGGACCGCGCCGACGGGCGTGTATCCGGAGCCCAGGCCCTTGGAGAGGATGCACAGGTCCGGCTCGCTGCCGTCCCAATGGTGGCTGGCCAGAGCGGTGCCGGTGCGCCACAGGCCGGTAAGGACCTCGTCGTGGATGACGAGGACGTCCCGTTCGCGGCAGATCTCCGCGACCCGGCGGAGGTAGCCGTCCGGCGGGACGTAGGCGCCGCCGGTGGTCCCGTTGACGGGTTCCAGCAGGATTGCGGCGACGTTCTCGGGGCCCCTGCTGTCGATGGCCTTGGCGACCTCGTCGGCGCAGGAGACGTCGCACACGCCGTGGGGGTGGGGGTGGGTCGGAGGGTAGGGCGGAGCGAAGGCGGGGCCGAGGCCGAGGGCGTCCTCCTGGTGGGGGCGCCTGACGCCGTTGCCGGCCAGGCCGAGGGTGAGGGCGCTCATGCCGTGGTAGCTGAGGGTCGAGGTCAGGATGTCAGCGCGACGCTTTCCGCTGCGGGTGCGGGCGATGTTCTTGGCCAGCGCGATGGCGACCTCGACGGCGAGGGTTCCGCAGGTGACGAGGGCGACGGAGTCGTTGGGGCGTCCCACGGCCCGGCACAGACGGTCCATCAGTTCGAGCTGGGTGTGGGGCTGGACGACGGCGGCGCCGGCGAACGCCGCGCGGGAGAACTGCTGTTGAAGGCGGGCTATGACGCTGGTGCTGCCGTGGCCGACGTTCGTGCAGATGAGCCCGCTGGAGCCGTCCAGGATGCGACGGCCGTCCGCGAGATGGAGCCAGGATCCGTGCGCGGCCACGACGTCGAAGTCCGGCATCGGCCGGGAGGAGGTCAGGAGGCGGTCGCGCTGGGAGAAGTGCCGTTCCACGTGAGACGTCCCTTCGTGGGGCCCGCCCGTTGGGCGCGTCAGAGCGCCCGGGGCGGTGCGACGTGGGTGGGTGCCGGGATTACACGGAGACGTCCGGGCGTGCAGAAGTTCACGTCCGGAGGCGCGCTTCCCGGCTGGCCTCCACCGTACCCGAGACACGGGCTTACGTATACGGTTTGAAGCTCATAGGGAACGCCTCGGATCCTCAACTGCCGGTTCGCGTCGGCTCAGCGCCCGGCGCCGCGGCGCCGGGCGGAGGAGATTCGACGGGCAGTGCTGGACGCCGTGCCATGATTAAGGCGACATGACGGCCGCACACGAGGGGATTCGGTGGCCAGGCGTACAACGGCATACCGGCGCGTTGCCCAGGACCTGCGTGACCAGATCGCGGATGGACGGCTCAGGCCCGGGGACCGGATTCCGTCGCTGACGGCGCTTCAGGACACCTACGAATGCTCGGACACAGTCATCCTCGAGGCTCGCAAGGTCCTGGTGGCTGAGGGGCTTCTCGTCGCTAAGACCGGTGACGGGACGTACGTGCGCGGTCGGCCCGATCCGCTGCGGCTGGTGTACGGAGCTCCCGAGGGCCGCGAGCAGCCCCTGTTCCGCCTGGAGGCCGGCGAGACCGGACTGTTCCCGGATGTGGTCCCGGTGGAGCCGGAGGAAAGCATCTCCGCACCTGCGGCCGTCGCGGCGGCGCTTGGCGTCCGGGCGGGCCGCAAGGTACGGCGCTCAGTGCGGCTGTTTCGGCACGAGGGGCAGGCCGTGCAGTTGGTGACCGTCCACGCCCTCGCCAGCGGGAAGGCGCCTGCCGCCGCGCTGTCGGTGGACATCGCTGCTCGCCCGGCGTCGGACGCAGAGGGCCGGGTGCTGGACGGCGTTGCCGGGCAGCCCTTGCTGGTGGCCACCCAGGTGGAACGGCCGGAGGCCGGGACGGCGCGCGTGGTGGAGACGCTGGTGCTCGCCGAGCGCTTCACGCTGGCATACCGGCCGGAAGGCGCTGGCGGGTAGCCCTCCCCAGGCGCGGGCCCGCGGGGCAGGTTCTTGTTCGTGGTGAAAGATCGCGGACCGACTTCCATCTTTACAACATTACATTGTATAGTTGGGGCGTAGGGAGAACACGAACCGAGGGAGGGGACCACGATGGCCGAGAAGCTGGACGCCGCGGAGAAAGCGCGCATCGACGAGGTTGAGGACCTGGGGTACGGGATCTGCCGGGGCTGCGAGGTCGCGTACGAGGCGCACTGCAAGCGGTGCGACGGGCCCTGGTGCCCGGCCTGCGACGACTGGTAGGCCCTACCCACCAACACACCGCCACGGCGGTGTGTTGGTGGTTGTTCGGCACCCGTTCACGGGCGAGGGTTCCCGGGCATGTGCAGCGCCACCATCAACACCGCAGTGAGGGGCCTCCGGCCGGGCGGCTGGAGGCCCCTCACTGCGTGCGGCGCCGCACGGCTACGCCCGGCAGGCCGCTCCCCCGGTGCGCGCCAGCAGCAGCGCGATCGCGTCCCGGGCCTGGGCCGGAACGACCCCGTTGCCCAGCGCCTTGAGCTGGGCGGCCCGCGACAGATCCGGCACGCCGGTCACCCACGCCTGCTCCAGACCCATCATCCACTCGACGAACTCCGGTGCCAGCCGCCCGCGTTCGTTCACCGCCGACGGTGCCGCGCGCCCAGTGCGCTGTTCCCAGCGGGTGATCGCCGCGGCGTAAGGGCCCCACGGTCCGGGGATGTCGTCGGGTCCGGCCTGGTGGTGCGCGCCGCCGGGCAGGAGGTGCTCGACCTCGTCGGCGAGCGTGGGTCCGTGTCCGCCGGCCCTCCGCTTGTCCGGGTGCTGGGAGCCGCCGTTGGTGGCGAGCTGGGCCGTCGGGGTTTTCAGCAGCGGGCGAGCGTCCGGGCACGGCTCGGCCGGGATCGGCGGGACCTGGTGGTTCCGTGACCGGTGCGTCCCGGCGACGCGCGCGTAGGTGACGCCTGGCGCCACATCACGCCGCCTGTGGCCAGGCGAGGATGAAGATCCGCTCGCGGCGGTGCGGCGCGCCGGCGTCCGAGGCGCGGAGCAGAATCCACTCCGCATCGAACCCGAGGGTGGCCAGATCTCCGAGTACAACTCCGAGGGCGCGCAGCTCCCCGGGGCTCGGGCCGTCAGCCACCGTCGGGTGCTCGCGTCCCACACCGCGAGCAGATAGGAGACCTCGGACATTCTCGATCACCACCAAGGAGGGTCGGAGTACGGAGATGGCGTCGGCGACGTGGTGCCAGATGCCGGATCGGGTGCCGGGAGCGAGGCCGTCCAGGCGCCCGGCCAGGCTCACGTCGGTGCAGGGGAACCCGGCGGTCAGCACGTCGACCGGGGCGACGGCGCTCCAGTCGACGGCCGTGACGTCGCCGTGGTTGGGAACGGTGGGCCAGTGATGGGCGAGGATGCGGGCCGAGCGCTGCTGCGGGTCGGCCGGGTCGTACTCGCAGTGCCAGACGACCTCGCCGCCCAGTACGTCGCTAACGGCAAGATCGAGGCCCCCGTATCCGCTGCAGAGCGAGCCGATACGGGGGCGGGCAGGAACGGTAGGGGTGGTCAGGCGATGCCCTTTCAGGCGGGCCTCCCGGGGCGGTCGGGTCAGTGGCCGACGGCACTCCACACACCGACCAGCAGCGCACCGAGGGCGATCAAGACACTGAGGGTGGGCAGGGGCCAGCGGCTGCGCTCCAGGGCAGCTACGCGGTCTTGGAGGTCCGCGACGTCCTTGTCGGTCTGGTCGTTTCGCTGCACCAGGAGTGCGAGCTGGCCGTCGATGCCCGCCAGCCCGACTTCGAGGCTGCGGCGCAGGTCGGCCAGCGCGAGTGCGACCTCTCCATCGGGCATGGCGAGGAGTCCCTTCTACAGGCGGTTGGGGTCGGTCTTGGCCGGGAGCCAGGCGGCGGTGCCCACCTGGCCGAGCCGGGTGCCGATCGCGCCCTTGACGACGGTGAGCGCGGCGGGGATCGCGGCAATGGCGCTGGCCTCCAGGAAGGAGAGGTTGACGAGGTCGGTGGTGGCGCCCGCGAGCAGGAGGCCGAGGAGCGCCTCGACGTAGGTGAGGACGGTGCGCTCGGCGACGTCGGCGAGGGCGCTGGGGGTGGACTGGGACATGCGTTGCTCCTTGGGGGTCAGGCGGTTGCGGTGAAGGCGTGCCGGGCGGCGAGGCGCTGGAGGGAGGTGAGGCCGGGGATACCGTCGGCGTCGGAGCCGCTGTAGCCGCCGCCAGCCGAGCTGCGCTGCCAGGCCGCGTAGGCGTCGCGGGTCCGAGTGCCGAAGGACCCGTCGACGTAGGCCCTGTTCAGCAGTCCCTCCGCGGCCAACGCGTCCTCGAGGACGCGGACTTCGGAGGGGTAGGTGGTGTGGCCGTCCGGGGCCGGGATGTCCTGGCTGGCGGCTGCCTTGAGGTGGGCGACGCTGACACTGGGCGTCGATCCGCCTCCGGGGATGTCGTTGCCGCGGCCGGTGACGAGCAGCTCCCAGGTGGTGGGGCCCGGGAGGCCGTCGGCGTCCGATCCGAACCAGCCCTGGGCCTGCTGGAATGCGCGGGTGGCGTTGCGGTCGGCGTCGCCCCAGTTCGGGCCGGGGCCAACCGAGTAGAAGCGGCGGCCGCCGCGGGCGCACAGCATGTTGCCGAGCCGGGTGACGTAGGCGTTGCTCGCGCCCGGCCCGAAGTTGCCAGCGCCGGGGAACGCGTCGCCGCCTCCGGGCGGTGGCGGGGGTCCGCCTCCGCCGAGGACCTTGCCGGTGTCGATCTGGCCGGGGTCTCCGTGGTCGTTGCCGGGCACGTCGCAGTGCCCGAAGTAGCCGCCGCTGCCCTGCCAGACCGACCGCGAACGGGGCTTGTCCGGGCCCGGGTAGCGGGCGGGCGGCCCGGCCGGGAACGCTTTCGGGACGCCCCAGGAGCGGGCGGCCGCGAGGATCTTCTGCCAGCCGGGCTTGGACGCCGGGTCCCAGCCGGTGGTCCACGGCTTGGAGGCGTAGCCGAGGACCTCGATCTGGATGCACACCTTGCCCTCGCGGTTGGTGCGCCGCGCGCCGTCGTTCTTCAGGGCGCGCCCGGACTGGCTGAGCGGCCCGAACTGTCCGACCCGGTCGGTGACCGGGCAGTAGATCAGCTGCGGCTCAGAGGCGACCTGGACCAGGTAGGAGCCGATCGACTCGAGGTAACGGCCGCCGGCCGGGGACTCGGTGGTGTGCAGGACGACGCGGGGCGGGTTGTCGGGGGTGTCCATGGCACCGCCGATGGAGCCGTCGCCGATGCCGATCGCGCCGGAGATCCAGGTGGTGCCGGACGCGCCGCGCGGCAGAGTCGCCGACGCCGGGCCGGGCTCGGTGTCCTCGGCGGGTGTGTGTCCGTCGGGGGCGTGGACGGTGAACGGGGCGGCGTCGACCGGCTCGTACCAGTCGAGGTCGCCGTCCTCGCGCAGCACGAACAGCGAGCCCGGGCGGGCCGGGTGCTCGCGGGTGAAGCGGGGGGTGTCGGGGAGCGCGGCCAGCGCGCGGACGGTGTCGAGGTGCTCTTCGTCGACGGTTCCGCAGTAGGTGAGGGACCGGTCGGGGTGGATGATCGCGGCGTGGTGCGTGGTCACGGGTCCTCCTAGGCGTGGAGCTGGATCGCGTCGATCTGGTCGCGCAACGCGTTGTAGGTGCTCAGGCGCAGCCGGAAGTCGCCGCCGTCGCCCCAGGCGGTGCCCCAGGAGCTGCGGGCCCGCAGGACGGTGCGTTCGGGGATGACCCGGCCGCTCGCGTCCTGGGCGACCTCCTCGAGGGCGAGGGCGCATACCTCGTGGCCGCCGGCGAGGCCGGAGGTGCGCCAGTACGGGACGGTGTCGACGAAGGCGTCGGTGCCTGGGGTGAACCAGGCGTCGTACCAGGGCAGTCCGAGCAGGACCGGGCCGCTTTGCAGGGCGCTGGCCAGGGCGTCGGCGTCGAGGATGTGGGTGTAGGAGCCGATGAGACCGCGGCTGTGCAGGGCGCGCGCGGCGCCGAGGCCGGAGCTGCCGGCGTCGTTCGGCGGCCACTGCCAGGCCGTGAACTCGTCTGCGGCGGTGGCGTCCGCGTACAGCCGGATCGCCCATTCCTCGGCCGCGCGGGCGTCGGGCGTCAGCCCGGCTGCCGCGAGGCGGGGCGCGTCCAGGACGATCGACAGGGCGGCGGCTGCGGCGTTGGCGGTGCACGATCCCAGGGCGTCCACGTCGGGCGTGCCGTCGACGAGTTGTGACGTCCGGATGTGCTGGGCCTGGAGGTTCTGCTGGTCGAGGACCGGGATGGTCGGCTGCCAGCTGACGGGATGCAGAGTGTCCCGGGTGGCGCGGTGCCGGAACCGCAGGGAGCGGGCGTCGAGGACTTGGTGTCGTCCGAGCGCCGGGTGGGGGTCGTAATGGCGTACGAGGACGCCGTGAGTGGTTGGCACTGTCGGTCCGCTTCTCCCCCGCGCCCCGGCAAAGTGGATGCCTGGCCATCTGGCCGAGCGATCCCTCGGGGTGTGGTGCGGGCCGCAGATGCGGAGGCGGCGCGGGCGGAGGGTCGCCCGGCAGTGCCGTGATCAATGATAGAGGCGGGCCGGGGGCCCGCTGTCGAGCGTCGGCCTCGTCAGTCCAGCGGGTAGCGCACGTTCCAGGTGACGTATCCGTTGCCGCTGGCGAGTTGGGTGCTGGCCGCGCTGGAGATGTTGGAGAGAGTCACCTTGCCGGTGGCCGGGGTCAGGTTGGCGCTGACCATGGCGCTGGCGGTGCCGAGGGCGCCAGTGGGCAAGACAACCAGGGTCCACTGCTGGACGAGGGTGTTGCCCGGCACCGCCTCGTCCGGCAGCGTGAAGAGTTCCTCACCGACGGCCGGTGTCGACCTGGCCGTGCGCTTGAGGATCCCGCGGAGCCCGACAGTGTTGTCCGGGTAGACGCGGTAGGCGACCTTGTCGAAGCCGCCCCCGTACTGGGCCCAGTTGAACCCCAGGGACGGGGTTTTCCAGCCCTGGTTGTACAGACCTATTCGGCCGTCGGTGCCGATGTAGAAGCTGTTCTGGAAGTAGACCTCCGCTCGGCTGCCGTCGTGGCTGCGGGCGTTGATGGAGCCGCCACTGACGATCTCGATGCGGTCGTACAGGGCGGAGCCGAACAGGGTGGATTCGGCGGAGCTGGAGATCTCGGTTGCGCTGAGCTCCATCCGTCCCTTGGCGGGCTCGGACCACATCGACAGCGAGGCGCCGGGGTAGGCCATGGGGCCGCCGAGGCGTGGCATCGCTCCGCCGGCGGGCGGGGTCGGCGCGCGCAACTCTGCGGACTGCAGGCGCAGCTTAGAGGTGTTGGTGGCGGGGTCGTACGCGGCGTACAGCGCGGCTGGTGCCGTCTCGGTGGCTGCGCCGGACAGCAGGCGGACCTGCCCGGTGGTGGGCTGGGTGTCGGTGGCGGGGATCTGGGTGATCTCGACACGGCTTCCGGCGTCCCCGGTTCGTAGGACTGCGCCGTCGATCTGGACGCCGATGATGTGGACGCCCTTGATGGTCTTGCCGTTAAGGGCGTCGACGTTGAGCATGTCGGCGGTGATGACGCCCGCGGTGAGCAGTGCCAGGCGGGCGGAGTTGACGTCGAGGTGGTCACCGGTGAGGGTCTTGAACTTGATCTCACGGCCGGTGATGCTCTGCGCGACGATCTTCTCGGCGTTGACGGAGTCCGCCGCTAGTTCCGGGGTGCCGATGGATCCGGCGAGGACCAGGCCGGCCGTGATGACGG
It encodes:
- a CDS encoding sugar nucleotide-binding protein, which translates into the protein MTTLIIGGSGFLGTELTRQATAAGHSTVATYATAPGDPAQAKWHLLDLEQPGQLEQVLADVQPTLVVNAASSKASWTVTAQGPIRIAMAAAQHGIRLVHVSSDAVFSGDGRVHYDETCLPDPTLPYGAMKAAAEAGVLAVNPQAVVARTSLIIGRGQSVHERAVHEMAAGTREGALFTDDIRCPVFVEDLAAALLELAAAEAAGIRHLAGADAVSRHELGTLIAGRDGLDASRLPAGLRARTSLPGALDVRLDSRATQQELRTKLRGVREFCTAEVSGAEADGA
- a CDS encoding GNAT family N-acetyltransferase, with protein sequence MNDIVLRRAADADAYPAADVWFRSFTAALPSVRCAHSPDDIRDWFARVLVPQYETWVAVRDGQILGLLVLNGPELKQLYLEPESRGRGLGDRLMALAKKQRPDGLSLWTFQVNAAARRFYERHGFRETERTDGSRNDEKEPDVRYIWQPAR
- a CDS encoding aminotransferase class III-fold pyridoxal phosphate-dependent enzyme, encoding MERHFSQRDRLLTSSRPMPDFDVVAAHGSWLHLADGRRILDGSSGLICTNVGHGSTSVIARLQQQFSRAAFAGAAVVQPHTQLELMDRLCRAVGRPNDSVALVTCGTLAVEVAIALAKNIARTRSGKRRADILTSTLSYHGMSALTLGLAGNGVRRPHQEDALGLGPAFAPPYPPTHPHPHGVCDVSCADEVAKAIDSRGPENVAAILLEPVNGTTGGAYVPPDGYLRRVAEICRERDVLVIHDEVLTGLWRTGTALASHHWDGSEPDLCILSKGLGSGYTPVGAVLVAPEHAAVLRQDGAAPLPALGTMATQPLQAAACLGVLDELEAMSSTGLQQRGQQLGAGLRALTGRPGIRDVRGLGHLYAVELEPGLLWPLMEQAERHGVFFYPFTGAGEPRSEGLVVAPPLTSPAHDVEFLMTALSDAVTALEHTS
- a CDS encoding GntR family transcriptional regulator, with the protein product MARRTTAYRRVAQDLRDQIADGRLRPGDRIPSLTALQDTYECSDTVILEARKVLVAEGLLVAKTGDGTYVRGRPDPLRLVYGAPEGREQPLFRLEAGETGLFPDVVPVEPEESISAPAAVAAALGVRAGRKVRRSVRLFRHEGQAVQLVTVHALASGKAPAAALSVDIAARPASDAEGRVLDGVAGQPLLVATQVERPEAGTARVVETLVLAERFTLAYRPEGAGG
- a CDS encoding DNA (cytosine-5-)-methyltransferase, whose protein sequence is MAPGVTYARVAGTHRSRNHQVPPIPAEPCPDARPLLKTPTAQLATNGGSQHPDKRRAGGHGPTLADEVEHLLPGGAHHQAGPDDIPGPWGPYAAAITRWEQRTGRAAPSAVNERGRLAPEFVEWMMGLEQAWVTGVPDLSRAAQLKALGNGVVPAQARDAIALLLARTGGAACRA
- a CDS encoding DNA cytosine methyltransferase — protein: MECRRPLTRPPREARLKGHRLTTPTVPARPRIGSLCSGYGGLDLAVSDVLGGEVVWHCEYDPADPQQRSARILAHHWPTVPNHGDVTAVDWSAVAPVDVLTAGFPCTDVSLAGRLDGLAPGTRSGIWHHVADAISVLRPSLVVIENVRGLLSARGVGREHPTVADGPSPGELRALGVVLGDLATLGFDAEWILLRASDAGAPHRRERIFILAWPQAA
- a CDS encoding peptidoglycan-binding protein; this translates as MTTHHAAIIHPDRSLTYCGTVDEEHLDTVRALAALPDTPRFTREHPARPGSLFVLREDGDLDWYEPVDAAPFTVHAPDGHTPAEDTEPGPASATLPRGASGTTWISGAIGIGDGSIGGAMDTPDNPPRVVLHTTESPAGGRYLESIGSYLVQVASEPQLIYCPVTDRVGQFGPLSQSGRALKNDGARRTNREGKVCIQIEVLGYASKPWTTGWDPASKPGWQKILAAARSWGVPKAFPAGPPARYPGPDKPRSRSVWQGSGGYFGHCDVPGNDHGDPGQIDTGKVLGGGGPPPPPGGGDAFPGAGNFGPGASNAYVTRLGNMLCARGGRRFYSVGPGPNWGDADRNATRAFQQAQGWFGSDADGLPGPTTWELLVTGRGNDIPGGGSTPSVSVAHLKAAASQDIPAPDGHTTYPSEVRVLEDALAAEGLLNRAYVDGSFGTRTRDAYAAWQRSSAGGGYSGSDADGIPGLTSLQRLAARHAFTATA